The Equus przewalskii isolate Varuska chromosome 4, EquPr2, whole genome shotgun sequence region TTCCTAGCAGCATCATTTTGCTTAAATTAttggtacattttaaaataagtagtCTCAACATGTGGTTAtttgtgtaattaatttttttttttaattccgtAACCAGGGATATGACAGATCTTCAACCATGTTATCATTGGGGCCTTttagaaattctaatttaactgaACTGAGTCTGCAGGAAATCAAGACGATTggttatagcagccctaggagCAGGACTGAAGTCAACAGGCAGTGCCCTGGGGAGAAGGAGTCTGCAGACCTCCAACTGGGACTCGAGGCCGTTGAGCAGACTGCCTTACATAAAACCACGGAGACACCTGCGCATGACAGGACTGATTCCAACAGCCAGCTGGAATCGGCTCACTCCGGACGGGGCACAGTGTATTCTTCCTGGGTGAAGAGTCCTGACAGGACAGGAGTTAACTTCTCCGTAAACTCTAACCTGAGGGACCTGACACCCTCACACCAGTTAGAGGTGGGAGGAGGCTTCCGAGTGAGTGAGTCAAAGTGCCTGACACAGGACGACCCTAGAGGCATCTTTATGGAGACCCCTGTGTTCTGTGCTTCAGAAGATGGGCTCGTATCTGGTTTCGGACGGACTGTCAATGACAACTTGATTGACGGAAGCTGCACACCCCAAAATCcaccacaaaagaaaaaggttacaaatttaaagatttatagtccttttttaatactgttttttttATACTACTACTGAGCATAATTAGTTATAATAAGTATTATGTAAGGCATTCAAGTTAAATCTTTGATATGTACACCTTTTTGAAccttttgtaaatgtttaattagaaaatgtttaCAGAGAAGTATAACATTGTAGTGATATGGAAAAGTCTTAGGAGCATGGTTTCAGAGATCAAAACCTCAAGGTGATTTATTTCACCAAaagagtaacttttaaaaatgatagccACTTCCCAACCAAATAAACAGTTGAATAATATTTGTgttcttaccactcttattttaCATAGAACAGGCAGCCTTGTATAGAAGAAATGCCTCTTTCCTCATCCATAATATCCACAGTATTTAGACCATGGATATGAGTCTTTTGAAAAGCATTATACTAATAGATAAGTATTATGTAAGTAATAAATAAGTTCCCTGATTTGCCACCATTATTTGGTTGGCAGTCATATTGAGACAAAAGAATGCCTTATTTCAGAGGAATGGGAGAAACTACAacacttattttatttgttaataggCTTATTGCTTTGCAAGTCAAAGAATTTTAGTGAtgtgtgcttttaatttttataacagagTCCAGTTGGCAACTTTGTGGGAAGCAATGTagtatagtggaaagagcacgGGCTTTCAAGTAAGACCTAGGTTCGAATCCCGGCTCCaacactcaccagctgtgtgaccttgagtgagtgagttactcaatttcctcatctgtaaaatggggatgataatataACCTATTTCAtaatagggttgttgtgaggattaagtaatgTATGTAAATCATCTAAAtgcaatgcctggcatatagtaggcatttggtaattgtttataattattatttgttcagaatcaaattattttatataattttcctaATGTAAACATAGTAattctctttagaaaaaaagaatagattgaCTCTGCcttataaaacaagaataaaggatttgcttttccttatctttcttgCTTAAGGTGTCTCTGTTAGAATACCGTAAAAGACAACGTGAAGCTAGGAAAAGTGGCTCTAAGGCAGAACACTTCCCATTGGTTAGCGTATCGCCTCACGCAAGCGGAAGCTTGAGCAGCAGCAATGGTGATGGGTGTGGCAGCAGGACCGAAAATGGGGAGCAGGTAGAGAGCTCAGCCAGCCTACCTCTACCAACACCAGCTGCTGCTTCTAACGCTACTTCGGAGGAACCCAGCAGTAACTGTCCCGTTAAGGAAAGTTCTGCCAGTGAGAAGAGTGAACCGGAAGTTCAATGGTAAGCCTGTTAAACCCCACCTGGTAACCTTAGAACTCCCGGTAGGCCGCCTGACAGTTAGAGTCGTCTTCATCACTTTATCGCCCAGTCAGGAGCTTAGCTATGTACACAGCTGATTTTGAATGGAGCAACAGCTACAAAGATTTGAAGCATGCTATTCTGAAATAATGAACTGTCCCtcctgtttgttgttgttctccCAAGGCTACGCCGATGGAGCTTTGTGGTCAGAATTTTGAAAGGTCCTCTTTGCTGACAGGGTTTTAAACCAGCTATATATTTGCTTGTGTTGTTAAAGGTCCCCGGTGCTTACTCGGTGATAATTTTCACACAAATATTTATCTCCAAAGAATCTCTATCATAGTCAGCATCCTGCAGTTTCTTTACAACCCATACCTTGAAAGAACAACCAAGTTTAGTGTTTCTTCAGTAGGAATAGAAGAAGCTGGATGTAGGATGGGTCTTGGCAAAGGGCAGGAGGCCATTCACTTTGCTCCTTGGTCCCCTTAACTCCCAAGAGCTTCCAGCTAGCCTTACAATCTGGACACAAGGTAATTTGTAGGGGTATGTTTGCTACTTTTGGTAACCTGAAGCGACATTCTGAATGGTCATACACTACCCTTCAATCCCCTCCTCCTTTTCACCAAGAAAATGCTTAAGACAGAGGAATGGAGTTCTTCAAATAGGTGAGgataaaaatctcaattttgAGAGCTgttagcaaaacaaacaaaaagcaaaagcctTGGTATAAGAGAACATGTTGACCATCAAGGGACAAAGAATAATCGAGGTGGTAGTAGTGTCTTTGAattgatgatatgattttattttaaaggactgCCTCAACTTCCGTGGAGCAAGTGAGAGAGAGGAGTTACCAGAGAGCTCTACTTCTCAGTGACCACCGCAAAGACAAAGACGGTGGTAAGTGAACTCGTCCCTTTGCCGGAAAGTGGAGTCAGCTAACCTCCTTCTCTGCAGCTCTAATGTTCTCTCTGGGTCTGCTTCTGCTTCATCTCTAGGGGGAGAGTCACCCTGTGTCCCATGTTCACCGAGTCATGTTCCGTCTTCACCTTCATCTCATTCAAATCACATTCCCCAGTTGCAACCCAAGGGCCCAGTCCCTTCTTTCAGTGAACTCACGGAAGGTCAGTAAGCAGATGACCTCTCATGGTTATTGTTTTCAGTGTCTTTTTAAATCCGAAAGGAGAGAGCCTTGATAAAAAGTCGGTTTGAACAGTAAAATGTACTTTGCTTGGTGTTAGCAAAAAAGGCAATATTTATCATGTAATTTCACTTTTAGTAAAGTTTCTTCTGCTTTACAGATCCTGATTCTGAAAATCCAGAACCCACGACTACAAATGAATGTCCATCCCCAGAGATTTCTCAGAATACTTGTAAAAGCCCTTCAAAAATGAGCAAGGTAATAATATTGACCTTTGAACGTGGCCATTCAGAAAAGTGGATGGTAATATGCACATGGAGATTTTTCTGCTGTACCAAGTATCAATCTGTGATTTCTGGACACTTTTCCTGTCAGACTTGGAGCAAACATTCTAAAGTGCCAAACACACTTTCTCCAAGAGTTCCACCCCTATTCTTTTGGTGTCTAGGAAATACACAGTCTTTTTCATGAAACATTTGACCACACAATTCTCTAAAAGCAAAGGTCAGGTGACATTCATTTGAAAGAAGTGCTTTCTCCATTTTGGGTCATGAAGATGTGATCATCTCATGTGGCTGTATGTTTGGACACTAAAGATGAGAAGCCTGAGACTGAATCACATAGATTTAAGTAGCCTTGtacttagattatttatttgaacaatgTAAAAGGTGTTACAAAGCAAAACGGTTTGGGGGAGCAAGTTTATTTACCCAAACCAATTTATGATTAGGTTGGGTGTAGAAATTTCAGTTATGGAATTCAAACTTGCTGTTTAAGATATTAGAGTTCTTTTAGAGTAAGGCTCCAAAACAGGGGGAAAAAGGGAGATTAAATTTATAGACGATTATTTCCTTGACTTgtcttcaataaaaattaattcagagaATTCAGTTTTTACCAGAACTTGCTGAACTACTGGAAAACTGGCTTTTGAATATCCCAAGCCTCTGTAATTGACTTCTCAAACCTATCTTATTCCcaactcctttttaaaattaatatgtaaataacATTAAATACCAGTAATAACTAACTTCAGtgtacataaaaatgtttaagtttatataaatacataaagttGATATGATCTGTTTTCTTTTCGTAGCCTGGTTCGCCAGGACCTGTCATTCCTGTTCAACCACATGGGAAAATACTCACAAAACCAGATTCCCATTGGGAGGCAACAGGTATTGTGTCAGAAGCTGAGAATGGTGTTCACCTGAAAACAGAACTCCCACAGAAACAGCTATTAAATAACAGCCAGGCACTTTCCAAGAATCACCCCCCGCAGCCGCTCACGCGCAGTTCGTCTGAGCAACTTTCCCAAAAGCTGCCTTCTGTGCCGGGGAAGCTGCCCTgccctccatcacctcacacagaaAACCCGCCCAAGTCGTCGACGCCGCACACCCCCGTCCAGCATGGCTATCTCTCACCAAAGCCCCCGGCACAGCCCTTAGGATCGCCCTACAGGCCGCACCATTCACAGTCACCTCAAGTCGGAGCCCCTCAGCGAGAGCCACAGAGAAATTTTTATTCAGCGGCACAGAACCTTCAAACCAGTACTCAGCAGGCAACATCTGGAGCATTATTTCCACAGGCACCCTCAGGACAATCTGCAGCAACATTCAGTCAGTTTACCCAACAGAGTCTGAACAGCTCGGCCCCACCCCCGCCTCCGCCGCCACCTCCGTCGTCGTCATATTACCAAAACCAGCAGCCCTCTGCAAACTTTCAGAGTTACAATCAGCTCAAAGGGAGTCTTGCCCAGCACACTGTGTTTACATCAGGACCAAATCAAGCACTTCCTGGCaccagcagccagcagccagtTCCAGGCCACCACGTGACTCCCGGGCACTTTCTGCCTTCTCAGAGTCCTACTATTCACCATCCTGCTGCCGCCGcggtcccacccccacccccgccaccgcCCGCGCCAGGGCCCCACCTCGTCCCGCAGCCCAGTTCCCATCAGCAACACTCTGGAGCACACGTAGTGGGGCCTGTCCATGCCGTCACCCCTGGGTCGCACATGCATTCGCAAACTGCTGGACACCACTTGCCAccaccccctccacctcctggTCCTGCCCCTCACCACCATCCACCGCCCCACCCTTCCACAGGACTCCAGGGTCTACAAGCACAACACCAGCATGTTGTAAACccagccccgccgccgccgccgccgccgcctccttcCACTGTTCTGGCTTCCGGGCATCACGCCACATCAGCTCAAGCCTTACACCACCCACCTCATCAAGGACCTCCACTTTTCCCTTCGAGTGCTCATCCAGCTGTACCACCATATCCCTCACAAGCTACACATCACACCACTTTGGGACCGGGACCCCAACACCAGCCTTCTGGAACAGGGCCACATTGTCCATTACCAGTCGCAGGTCCCCATCTCCAGCCCCAAGGACCAAACAGTATTCCAACACCTACTGCTTCAGGGTTCTGTCCTcatcctggctctgtggccctgcCACATGGGGTCCAAGGACCTCAGCAGGCATCTCCAGTGCCTGGACAGATTCCAATTCACAGAGCACAGGTGCCACCAACATTTCAGAACAATTACCATGGTTCAGGGTGGCATTAAAATGGactccaaaaacattttttaaaatgttctgtaaGATAACTGTATATTTCGTATGTACCTGTTAAGGTACTTTTTAAAGCTTGTACATGAAACtttgtataaaaaaaaaacaccagtgctctttcattgtatttttcccatttttgctttttaaaattcctttaaaaatgtgctGTTAAGCCAGTATTAGATATCTTTATTTTGTAAGTGAACATTCCAGCTGTTCTTCTGGCAGTAGATTTGATGCTACATGACCTTTACATTTTATTGTTGCAGTTAAATTCATTTAGTGAAcgtttctatattattttatacgTATGCATTAAGTACACAGCTAAGTAATGGCACGATGAGgagtctccttttttttctgtcagCAGTCCTGTGAGTGCATCTTAGGTATAAAACAATGCAATACAGATTTTTATAGtttggtgtggacatggctcaTTTTGTTTTATCGGTTATTGGCAAGcaaaatgtaatttaatgtaTAGATGATTTTTAATGTCTCCTGACAAACTGTAAATACTGCATTTCTTTTGCGTATATAATTGCTTACAGCTTTTCTCATTTGATATATAGCATTGTACATATGACAAGTCTGCAAAACTGTGTGATCTTTGTGAAAGTAGTACAGTATAtggcctttaatttcttttttattttaaatatactgtcACATTGAAGCACTGGTTGGGCATTTTAATTCATGTTAATAAATCACAATTATGTCAGTTTTACCAAATTGTCCTGTACAACCTTCTGACACAGGGGTCTTTTTACAAAAGTTGCATTTTTCAATACAGTTTGTAAGGAGCCTTCCCTTTGCTTTAGCGACTCCCACCTCCGCTGGACCGCGGCAAGCATCAGGAGGCCGTGAGTTGTTCCTGCTTGTCACTTTTGCAGGAACGCGAGCCCTAGGAAGCTGCGGTGCTCTGTGGTGCCCGCGCCCACGCAAGCACTGTGAAGGGCAGGGGCGCGCCGTGCGTCCCCACAGTCGTGTGGGGACGGGGAGCAGCTCAGCCACAACAGGGAGGCCCAACTAACTGTTACAGTTTAGAACATGACTGAAATGTCCTAGTGACTAATCAAACTATCTGAAAACCTGACCATTTACTGTCCAGCTACAGTATTAGAGAGAAAGTAGTAGGAAGTTTTTACAATTCGTTTTGGTGtgtaaaactaaaggaaaaaggCATTATTCTTAGATCTCTCAAGTGACATGATGGCCTCTTAGGTGAGCAATTTATTGCTGAAATAGAAAACgctaattattttgaaaaaattttcttattGTCTTCTCTCAGGAGGATTAATTAGTACAACCGATAGTAATGACACTATTTGTCAACGCATTTTTCATCATCCAATTACATCACATAATTTGGCACAGTATGCAAATTCTGTGCattaggagaaaaaagtaaacagactAAAATTAACTGAATAAGATTTGGCAGTAATCTAAGTCATGTTTCACACTTTTTTTAAAGTCCAGTTCCTTTTGAAAGTTAGCTAATGATGGTACAGTAACAGCTGCATTTAGGGCTTGGTCCTAATCGAATCAGCTTCAAGTGTGAAAAGAACTCAGATCAACTTTGCCACCCTTGCCTTTAGGCAGACAAAGTTCTGCTTATGGTATTCACTAAGGAAACACCTGTCCTTTCATCGTCCATCCATCCCCTGACGGTCTCAAATACCGAACAGAGTTAACCAGACAGTGAAAGAGTCAGCATTCACTCCTCTGTAACAGGACTGTCCTTCAGGGCCGCCCCGGGCCTGGTGGTTAAGGTCGGCACCTtccgctccggcggcccaggCCTGGTTCCGGGCACGGGCCTACACCACTCGCTGTCCGCGGCCACGCCGTCACGGCAGCTCACAGGCAAAACCGAGATCGGCAACTGACATGAGCTCAGCCAAAACAAAGGGCCTGTCCGCCTCAGGATTTTTAATCCCTCCTAGCTTTAAACTTGTCTTCTTCACAAGTACCATATATTCACGGGCTGTTCTGTAAACTGCAGAATCTTAGAATTCTTTGATGCCACACAATCTCCAATACCGTCCTCTACCAAAATTTCATTGAAGTTATAAAgaattaaatagagaaaaaagtggAATTTAAGCAATAATTTGACTTGTAGATACAAACGGAAGTTCTCCACCCAAGTAGAAACAGTAGTTTACTCTGTTGACTAGTTACGTACGATCCAGGTAGCAGAAGAAGCAAGTAAATCAGTTTTCACCTAAAAAGTCTGTGCTTTTTTGAAGCTCCTAAACCTACTTTTTCTGCCTTTGCGCAGTTCTAATTTCTCGCCAGCCAGTTTCTGGATCTGCGAAAATCCCGTGTGGGATCCGCTGCGGGGCATCTTCCAGGACGACTTCACACGGAGGGGAGAAGGGCCGAGACGGGACGTCAGCTCAGGCCGCCGAGCTGCCTCCAGGGTGGCACGGCCAGCGGTTCTCACTGAGCTCACGCGCACTCCTCACCGTCAGGCCACCAAGGATCCGCTAAAGCCACACTGTCCCTAAGAGAACCGCACAGTCCTTCACAACAACTGTCTTCACACTGGGAACCAGGGAGGCCATTTATCACAAGGGACAGCACCTTACAAAATTCCTTAATTATCTAGTTTATTTTGTAGCCTGAGCCAATGCCCCATGGCTCTTGTAAGAATGGTTCGTTCCTCTGGAAATCGTGAGCACCACTGGTCTGCAGCCACCATCCGTCACAGAACCTATATGGTACCCTACGGCCCCATGGGAAAAACAGCACGCACAGGTCACGGATGGGGGCATGCTGCCCCGCACGGCAGCACGTGAGGTAAGGCCAACTCCCAGGAGGACTGTGTGTCCTGTTCCCCCCCAGTGAATACcgttaaaaaagcaaaaggaaacctGCAATGCTCAAACAAAATATAGTTAGGATGTTTCTGACGAAACGTGAATGAAAAAGGATCACTGAAATTCTAGCTAACAGATCTACGCTACAGATCTCCTCTGAATCCATATTCTCCCCTTAGAGAACGAGGAAGGACCTCCCTGGAACAAGCCTTCACGCATGTCGTACAGCTACCTTTCCTGCAACGGGGACGctgatatttcctttcctttgggttACACTACACTGAAAGgacagcaaatgtttgttgattctATCGCTTCAAACATAGGCCAATGACTGAGGCAATGtctggaaaaaaaaccaaaacactttaatttttaagacaACTGCAAGCACctcaaacaatggattattgttacaacacttgttatcttttcaCAATCTAGTTATTGCAAAGGCATATGGATAAATGTTAATGGACAAAGTCAAGAAAAACGAGGCACCTTAATGaatggaaagtttaaaaaaaacctgacatTCAGTCCACTGACTTCTAAAAGAGGCGTTTATACCTCTATATATTACATTCTAAAATTGTATTGCCTACTATGGTTTGTGTCCTGAATTCTACAATTTTAAggaaatgcataaacaaaattgTGTGCAACCTGCAAAGGGAAAATCACTTTCTCAACGTCAATGCATGGAAGGACAACGAAACGGCTAGAATTTGTTGTGGCCGCGCGCGAACCTGCCTCTGACTGAATGCGCCCGCCGCTGCGCCAGGAGGGGCACGTGTGCCAGACCTGGGTTTACACAGACACGAGCAAGCTTTTCcgaaaatagataattttttcaTTCCACACACTGAACGTGTCCCTCTTGTCAATTTAATCTGTGCAGAGTTGAGCTTACAGCACTTGAAGGTGGGCTTCACAATTTCAAAGGGAAATTGctctttttccttaaaagtacttttaaaaatatgcaaaaatatgaatGGGAGTGCTAAACTGTAACACGTATTTTCGAATGAGAAGCGTGTCGTTTCTTTCTCTAAAGTGCCATATAGGGAATGACATAACCCAGAGCCACTTGCTTTGAAATCCCATGGGAAAGGGCTGTTATGGAATGAAAAGTTCGCACGACTCCTTGGAGAGTACAAGTCCGCTACATGCAACTTAGGCTACAAAGCACTCCAGGCCGGGCAGCTTTTCTGAGATCGGAGTCCCCATCCCATATTTAATGGAATTAACATTTACAGGGTGCATTTACATACACTATAATACAGGAATGATGTCCCTTTGCCAGAAGATAAAATTGTACATTTCCTCGCTATTCCTTGGTTCCAACTTGATAATTTCTTAAGATTGTAAATTATATAGTACTCagctaaaatatttcttcataaataGTTACAAAACCTGCCAAAACACAAGGGGGAAAGTATTTTTTGTTCAAAAAAATTGACATTTGAATGTCACACAACACAAGAAACAATGTTAGAGACGTTATTGTTTCCAGAAGAAAGTGGGTCAGTAAACTACTAAGCTGAAGACGACAGACTACCCTCCCCAGGATCACAGTGCACAAAAAGCAAAACGTCAGACAACAGTACCTCGAAGCAAAATAAAGGTCTGAGGATGAAGCCAGCTCACTGGTAATCCTGTTAAAGAATGAGAGGCCCGGTTCAGGGCCAACGTACTGGGAACATTTGCTAGCTCAGACCGCCGCGTCTGCAGAAGCCGCTAAGAATTCAACCACGGGTGCCGAAGGCATTCGCAGGCCGACGCTCGCTTCTCGGGAACCATTTCTAACATCGGGATCAGGAAATCTGTAAACTGGGCCGCATCTTCGTGGGGCCAGCCGTACTTCTCCACGAGGACGTCGAACAGGCTCCAGGGCTTCAGCTTGGTGATGTGCCGCAGTTCTCCTGCAGGGAAAACAGCGGGTCAGGAAGGCGCCAAACCTGCATCTCCCGTTGTTGGTCCAGCCAGGTTCTTTTCAGGAGAGAGAGAACGACCTACCTGCTCGACGCTACGCGACACCAAAGCGCGCCAGCGTCCCCCCAAGCCATGAGCATCTGGTGTGTATATGACCGCGTCCTAGTTCAAGTCAGCTTGGCAACGGTCAAGAGGGGTTCAGGTAAGGGGGGCAGTCCCTGCGCCTCGGCTCTGCATCTCTGTGCGGCAGCACACCTGCAGGGTCCTGGCTCGCGGACTGTGGGTGGAGGCGCTCTTACGCCCACTCGGGGTCTTTTGCAGTCAACAAACTTGCTTAGAACAAGTTTTAAGACATACGCTATTTAAGCTCCTCGGACCACTGTTTCTGCATGTTACCGTGAAAAGAAGAGGGAGCCTTGTCCTCCAGGACAGCACATTTCAAGAGAACTTCCTTTATCTGTACTGTCCAAGATGGTAGCTGCCAGGATACATGGctactgagcacctgaaatgtggctagtgtgaccaCAGAACTGAAGCGTTCATTTTACTCTGTTTCAACTTAAATAGCCATAagtagctagtggctactatagTGGACAGCAAAGCTCTAGAGGCCAACCCAAATCAAATACCATCCATGTCTACACAGTTGTAAGATCTAAGATACCAGGATCAATTCATAAACCTTGAAGTGACACTTTTCAAAAGTGTAAAGTGTGGGTTACAAGCAGCCCTGACTGACAGAACAGAATGACCAAGAAGCTAGCGAACGGTCTGTGAGCTGCAACAGCCTttctcataaaaggaaaaaaagtgattttcaagTCAGACTGTCCAAAGGTCAGGGGAACTTTCAATAGGAGTAACTTGATTCGCCTGTTGGAAGCCCTCACGGGacagcccagccccacccacacAGGCCTCCCTGGGTGCCCCTCAGGGTCTGCCCAGCAGCTCCACAGACAGGGCGGCGCTGCCCTGCGCCCCCACCCTCCGGGCGCAGAGCGAACCCGAGGCCTCCAGACCCCGACGGGCGCCGGTGCGGGCCCCGTTCTCTCCCCTTCCAGCGGCCGTGACCCAACCAACAAGGCGATCCTTCCTCGACACGCGTTAACAGGGACGCAGCGCCGTGCTGACGAAGATCTTCCCACGAGGCCTGGTCTGTCTCACCCATTCGTTCAACTCAGTTACAAACACGCCCTCTTTCTTCAATcgtaaagaaaataagagaatattacagaaaactacaaaaacaaaaggagaaacgACCTGCAATCCTACCCCACAGTGACTTTTCCTTTTGGCCTGCCTGCGCTCTTTCCATGTGCGCTCTTACGAACTCGCATGTCCGCGGAGTTGGAATCACGACGTGCACAGAATTCCAAATCTCTTGTTAAAGGGGCTGCTGTATAAAAGCAGCTCTGGCTCCATGTGAGGACTGGGGAGAGTGACGCACGGCTTCCAGACTGCGGGTCAGGTCTGCCAGTGCGGGAGGGGCACCTGCCATCTCGGAGGAGCGTCTTCCCCGCCGTGGAAGGGCAGCCCCATGAGCACGAAGGCTGGGCAATCACTGGACGCCCACCCCTTTAAGCCGGACGTTTCAGGTCTCGGGACCCAGCCTCAGGAGATAAACCCGGGCCGCCCCCGACCCCAAGATGTGCTCACGGCAAAATTACAAATGCTCAGTAACAGGAGAATGACGGTTAAAAAAcggccaccacagcacagccgcTGGATGCGTGTTACTTAACAACAAGGGGGAAACGATACGG contains the following coding sequences:
- the KMT2E gene encoding inactive histone-lysine N-methyltransferase 2E isoform X3 is translated as MGIDRQHIPDTYLCERCQPRSLDKERAVLLQRRKRENMSDGDTSATESGDEVPVELYTAFQHTPTSITLTASRVSKVNDKRRKKSGEKEQNIAKCKKAFREGSRKSSRVKGSAPEIDPSSDGANFGWETKIKAWMDRYEEANNNQYSEGVQREAQRLALRLGNGNDKKEINKSDLNTNNLLFKPPVESYIQKNKKILKSAKDLPPDALIIEYRGKFMLREQFEANGYFFKRPYPFVLFYSKFHGLEMCVDARTFGNEARFIRRSCTPNAEVRHEIEDGTIHLYIYSIQSIPKGTEITIAFDFDYGNCKYKVDCACLKENPECPVLKRSSESTENINSGYETRRKKGKKEKDISKEKDPQNQNITLDCEGTTNKMKSPETKQIKPSPLRLSVSNNQEPDFIDDIEEKTPISNEVEMESEEQIAERKRKMTREERKMEAILQAFARLEKREKRREQALERISTAKTEVKTECKDAQIVSDAEVLQEQAKEETASKPTPAKVNRTKQRKSFSRSRTHIGQQRRRHRTVSMCSDIQPSSPDIEVTSQQNDAESTVLALEPETEAALTAIITETEVPALNKCPTKYPKTKKHLVNEWLSEKNEKTGKPSDSLSERPLRITTDPEVLATQLNSLPGLTYSPHVYSTPKHYIRFTSPFLSEKRRRKEPTENTSGSCKKRWLKQALEEENSAILHRFNSPCQERSRSPTVNGENKSPLLLNDSCSLPDLTTPLKKRRLYQLLDSAYSETSTPTPSPYATPTHTDITPMDPSFATPPRIKSDDEACRNSYKPIYSPVTPVTPGTPGNSMHFENISSPESSPEIKRRTYSQEGYDRSSTMLSLGPFRNSNLTELSLQEIKTIGYSSPRSRTEVNRQCPGEKESADLQLGLEAVEQTALHKTTETPAHDRTDSNSQLESAHSGRGTVYSSWVKSPDRTGVNFSVNSNLRDLTPSHQLEVGGGFRVSESKCLTQDDPRGIFMETPVFCASEDGLVSGFGRTVNDNLIDGSCTPQNPPQKKKVSLLEYRKRQREARKSGSKAEHFPLVSVSPHASGSLSSSNGDGCGSRTENGEQVESSASLPLPTPAAASNATSEEPSSNCPVKESSASEKSEPEVQWTASTSVEQVRERSYQRALLLSDHRKDKDGGGESPCVPCSPSHVPSSPSSHSNHIPQLQPKGPVPSFSELTEDPDSENPEPTTTNECPSPEISQNTCKSPSKMSKPGSPGPVIPVQPHGKILTKPDSHWEATGIVSEAENGVHLKTELPQKQLLNNSQALSKNHPPQPLTRSSSEQLSQKLPSVPGKLPCPPSPHTENPPKSSTPHTPVQHGYLSPKPPAQPLGSPYRPHHSQSPQVGAPQREPQRNFYSAAQNLQTSTQQATSGALFPQAPSGQSAATFSQFTQQSLNSSAPPPPPPPPPSSSYYQNQQPSANFQSYNQLKGSLAQHTVFTSGPNQALPGTSSQQPVPGHHVTPGHFLPSQSPTIHHPAAAAVPPPPPPPPAPGPHLVPQPSSHQQHSGAHVVGPVHAVTPGSHMHSQTAGHHLPPPPPPPGPAPHHHPPPHPSTGLQGLQAQHQHVVNPAPPPPPPPPPSTVLASGHHATSAQALHHPPHQGPPLFPSSAHPAVPPYPSQATHHTTLGPGPQHQPSGTGPHCPLPVAGPHLQPQGPNSIPTPTASGFCPHPGSVALPHGVQGPQQASPVPGQIPIHRAQVPPTFQNNYHGSGWH